AGGTGCGCACCGATTCGGCGGGCGGCGCGGCAGCCGGGACGGGAACGTCGGCACGCAGCGGGCGACGCCAGATCTCCAGCGCCCAATCGCGGATCGAATGCGCGAGGCCGCGCACGCCGACGACGTGCTCTTCGCGCCAGAATTCGCGAGCACCGTCGTCGCATCCGCAATCCGGCGGAACCGGCCGCCCGTCGACATCGTCCCGCCCGGGAAATGCAATCGAAAGGACTCCGGCGACCAGCCCCGTCAAGAAGGCCGCGACGGGGCGAACGATCGCCATGATCCAGCCGAACAAGCCCCAGGTCAGCAGAATCGAATCGACGCTCGACTCCGGCGTCGTGATGAGAAATGACATGTTCGCCGCGCGGGACGCGCCTTTTTTCTTGAGTTCGATGGCGACGGGAACGACGCCGCAACTGCAGATCGGCAGCGGTACGCCGAAGCAGGCGGCGGTGCCGACCGCGAGCAGACCGGTGCCGCCCATCCAGCGTTCGATGGTACGTCGCGAGATCAGGACGTGAAGCACGCCCGCGATGGCGAGGCCGAAGAGAATGAACGGTGCCGCCAAAAAGAGTGCGTTCCACGTTTCCCGAAGGATGGACGCGATAATGCTCAAGCTGATCCCCTGCCGCCCCAAAAGCGGCCATAGCTTGCCCGCCGGTCATGATGGGTGTCAACCGAAAATCCGGCGAGCGGAAACGGCCTCCTTGTGACGCGGCGACCGATTCCTTAGTCTGCAAGGCGATCCACGAGGAGGGGGCTTGGGCGCGACGTTGCGAAACGTTCAATTGACCTACGAGGACGTCGATCGCGGGGACACGCCGCTGGGCGAGGTCACGCTACGCCGTTACGCGACGGACGATGGTCGGATCGGTTACGAAATCCGGCTCGGCGGAAATTTCCTCATGGCGACGCACGGCCATCACTCCGAGTCGGCGATGGCGCGGCTCGCTTGGGACCGGCTTGCGCGACGGGAAGCGATCTCGGTGCTCGTCGGCGGTCTTGGCGCGGGCTACACCCTGCGAGCGGCGCTCGATTTGCCGGGCGTGCGTTCGGTCACGGTCGTCGAGATCGCCCCAAAGGTCGTTGAATGGGGTCGCACGTGGTTTCGCGAAACCAACGGCGGCGCGCTCGATGATCCGCGCGCGCGAGTCGTCGTCGCGGATCTGGCGGAGCACCTCGGGATGAGTAAGGATGCGTACGATCTGGCTCTTCTCGACGTGGACAACGGCCCCGGGTGGCTCGCCGCCCAGGGCAACGAACGCCTCTACACCGCCGACGGAATTCGCGAAGCAATCGCGGCCCTGCGCCCCGGCGGCGTGCTCGCCGTCTGGTCGCCGTCGCCGAACGACGTCTTCCGGGCGAGGTTTCGCGAGGTGTTGCCGCTCGCTGAAGAAGTTTCGACGGACGCAATCGGTCGCGAAGTTGGAGAGCCGGGGGATGTGGTCTATCTCGGGGTGCGTCCGTGAAGCGGATCGCGACCAAACGCAGCGCGATGAGGGCCTTGGCCGCGGTCTTCGGCCTGCTCGTCGCGGTCGAGATCGTCCTGCGAGTCGCGGGATACGGCGGGCTGCGTCACGGCCTGCTGCCCGATGGAACGCCGACGGACGGTCACGGATATCAGCCGCGAAACCCCTATGTCGACGCGGCGTCTTCCATCGTCACCGACAATGTGGTCGTGGTCGGCGATGCCTGGGCATTCGGACTCGGCTGCCGGTCGGAAGACATTTTTTCGTCGCGGCTCGAAGCGGGGCTCAAGAAGCGGCGCGCGCAGGCCCGCGTCGTCAATCTGTCGCATCCCGATTTCACCTCGACCGACGTCGCGGAGAACTTCGGCAAGGATCTGAAGCGGTACAAGGCGGATGTCGCGGTCGTCTTCGTGTCGCTCGCCGACGTTGTGCCGGAGTTCTGGAAGGACGAATTCTTTGCGCGCACGCCCTTCGCCGCGTCGGATCGGCGCGGCGCGGGATTTCGGCTCGGTGTGCTGCTGTCCGATGTGCGTCTCGCGCGACGCGTGAGGAGCGCATCGTGGGACCCGGAGGCAAAAGGCGGATACGTGCGCCGCGTCAAGACCGTCGCCGAGACGCAGTCGGCGCTCTTCGATATCGGCCGCGTTGCGCGCGACGCCAAGGTGCCGGTCGTGTGGATCACGTACCCGGTCGCGCCCGCGCGCGGTTGGCCCAGGCCGCACTACCCCGTTTACGCGCGAAACAACGACCTGATTCGCGCGACGGCGGTCAACTATGAACAGGCGGTTGTGGATCTCGAAAAGGAGATCACGCCCGATCAGATTGATGCTTTCTTTTTGTCGTGGATGCCTTGGCCGCACCCCGCACCGGAAGGGCATGCGCGCATCGCGTCGCTGCTCGACGGCACGGTGACGCACATCCTCGACGCACGCTGACCCGGTTTTCGAAAGGAATTCGATGCGCAAGTCATCCATCAGTACCCCCAAGGCGCCCGGCGCGATCGGC
Above is a window of Deltaproteobacteria bacterium DNA encoding:
- a CDS encoding spermidine synthase is translated as MGATLRNVQLTYEDVDRGDTPLGEVTLRRYATDDGRIGYEIRLGGNFLMATHGHHSESAMARLAWDRLARREAISVLVGGLGAGYTLRAALDLPGVRSVTVVEIAPKVVEWGRTWFRETNGGALDDPRARVVVADLAEHLGMSKDAYDLALLDVDNGPGWLAAQGNERLYTADGIREAIAALRPGGVLAVWSPSPNDVFRARFREVLPLAEEVSTDAIGREVGEPGDVVYLGVRP
- a CDS encoding SGNH/GDSL hydrolase family protein, with the protein product MKRIATKRSAMRALAAVFGLLVAVEIVLRVAGYGGLRHGLLPDGTPTDGHGYQPRNPYVDAASSIVTDNVVVVGDAWAFGLGCRSEDIFSSRLEAGLKKRRAQARVVNLSHPDFTSTDVAENFGKDLKRYKADVAVVFVSLADVVPEFWKDEFFARTPFAASDRRGAGFRLGVLLSDVRLARRVRSASWDPEAKGGYVRRVKTVAETQSALFDIGRVARDAKVPVVWITYPVAPARGWPRPHYPVYARNNDLIRATAVNYEQAVVDLEKEITPDQIDAFFLSWMPWPHPAPEGHARIASLLDGTVTHILDAR